One segment of Cololabis saira isolate AMF1-May2022 chromosome 9, fColSai1.1, whole genome shotgun sequence DNA contains the following:
- the LOC133450750 gene encoding formin-binding protein 1-like isoform X2: MSCNWGTELWDQYDLLEKHTSWGIDFLERYTKFVKERADIEQSYAKQLRSLSKKYHPKRSKEEESRYTWCLGFVATLQQLTEVAAQREELAENLTMQIVCELSRYTQELKTERKSHFQDGRRAQQHIESSWKQLESSKRRFERDCKEAERAQHVSDKIDMDNKTEGEKRCSLKARQTAQQKQQAAEESRKDYMTSLNQFNQDQHQHYHTLVPVIYQRIQDMEERRIERVGEAMRLSTEAERKVLPVLSRCLDAMMDAAESIQPRKDTRQVVDLYKSGFDPPGDIEFEDYRATMRRSISESSYLDNRTEARRQSRKLWPFLRKNKPPPPPPTSPLPGGVVNTPESPPPASKEPIAQRLNDFMSSGSRTRKQCLRSLKRGLSLKLGSSQADGSNLPPEQRRKKLQSRINSLNQEIQRQREQRDALLKMKEVYERSPQMGDASSIDSRMEEVKQSLQRLDEELRRNQAWLVEVDSKSTNSSRRQSGGCGLNSQATTPGSSSLKQLDNRSPASRESPDGSYTEDHSAELHFKSRSSEFEDDFDDEEPLPSIGTCKSLYPFQGQNEGTLTLVEGELLSVVEEDKGDGWTRVRRNLDEEGYVPTSYIKVFLDSSAKGFVQNSRLV, translated from the exons GAGTCTATCTAAGAAGTACCATCCCAAGAGAAGcaaagaagaagagagcag GTACACCTGGTGTTTGGGGTTCGTAGCCACTCTGCAGCAGTTGACTGAGGTGGCCGCTCAGAGGGAAGAGCTGGCGGAAAACCTGACCATGCAGATTGTCTGTGAACTGTCGCGATACACTCAGGAGCTGAAGACCGAGAGAAAGAGT CATTTCCAGGATGGCCGGCGTGCTCAGCAGCACATTGAGAGCTCCTGGAAGCAGCTGGAGTCT AGCAAACGTCGGTTTGAACGAGACTGTAAAGAAGCGGAGCGAGCTCAACACGTCTCAGACAAGATCGACATGGACAACAAGACGGAAGGAGAGAAG CGATGTTCACTGAAg GCTCGCCAAACCGCCCAGCAGAAACAACAAGCTGCTGAAGAGTCCAGAAAAGACTACATGACCAGTTTAAACCAATTCAATCAGGATCAGCACCAGCACTACCACACCCTGGTACCAGTAATATACCAG CGCATTCAGGACATGGAGGAGCGACGGATAGAAAGAGTGGGTGAAGCGATGCGTTTGTCAACAGAGGCTGAGAGAAAAGTTCTTCCTGTATTGAGTCGATGTCTGGATGCCATGATGGATGCTGCGGAGAGCATTCAGCCCAGGAAG GACACTCGTCAGGTGGTGGACCTCTACAAATCTGGCTTCGACCCCCCAGGAGACATAGAGTTTGAAGATTACAGGGCCACCATGAGGCGGAGCATCTCTGAATCCAGTTACCTCGATAACCGAACCGAGGCGCGGAGGCAAAGCAGAAAGCTGTGGCCGTTCTTACGAAAAAACAAG cctcctcctccaccccctaCCTCACCTTTACCTGGGGGCGTAGTTAACACTCCAGAGTCCCCACCTCCGGCCTCCAAGGAGCCCATCGCGCAGCGGCTCAATGACTTCATGAGctctggttccagaaccaggaaGCAGTGTCTCCGCAGCCTCAAGAGAGGG CTGTCACTTAAACTG GGCTCCAGTCAAGCAGATGGCAGCAACCTTCCTCCGGAGCAGAGACGCAAGAAACTTCAGAGCAGAATCAACAGCCTCAACCAGGAGATACAGAGACAAAGAGAGCAGAG AGATGCTCTGTTGAAGATGAAGGAAGTTTACGAGCGGAGTCCTCAGATGGGCGATGCCAGCAGTATTGATTCTCGAATGGAGGAAGTGAAGCAGAGCCTGCAGAGACTGGATGAGGAACTTAGGAGGAACCAG GCCTGGTTGGTGGAGGTGGACAGCAAATCAacaaacagcagcagaagacagAGTGGAGGTTGTGGGTTGAATTCTCAGGCAACAACACCAGGCAGCAGTAGCTTGAAGCAGCTGGACAACCGCAGTCCTGCCAGCAGAGAGAG TCCTGACGGCAGTTACACAGAGGACCACAGCGCAGAGCTTCACTTCAAGTCTCGTAGCTCAGAGTTCGAGGATGACTTTGATGATGAAGAACCACTGCCGAGCATCGGGACCTGCAAGTCTCTTTACCCGTTCCAAG GTCAGAATGAAGGAACGCTGACATTGGTGGAAGGAGAACTACTTTCTGTAGTGGAAGAGGACAAAGGTGATGGCTGGACCAGAGTGCGGAGGAACCTGGATGAGGAGGGATATGTCCCCACATCCTACATCAAAGTCTTCCTGGACAGCAGCGCCAAAG GCTTTGTGCAGAACAGTCGACTCGTCTAG
- the LOC133450750 gene encoding formin-binding protein 1-like isoform X1 — protein MSCNWGTELWDQYDLLEKHTSWGIDFLERYTKFVKERADIEQSYAKQLRSLSKKYHPKRSKEEESRYTWCLGFVATLQQLTEVAAQREELAENLTMQIVCELSRYTQELKTERKSHFQDGRRAQQHIESSWKQLESSKRRFERDCKEAERAQHVSDKIDMDNKTEGEKRCSLKARQTAQQKQQAAEESRKDYMTSLNQFNQDQHQHYHTLVPVIYQRIQDMEERRIERVGEAMRLSTEAERKVLPVLSRCLDAMMDAAESIQPRKDTRQVVDLYKSGFDPPGDIEFEDYRATMRRSISESSYLDNRTEARRQSRKLWPFLRKNKLLTLLSSPRQPPPPPPTSPLPGGVVNTPESPPPASKEPIAQRLNDFMSSGSRTRKQCLRSLKRGLSLKLGSSQADGSNLPPEQRRKKLQSRINSLNQEIQRQREQRDALLKMKEVYERSPQMGDASSIDSRMEEVKQSLQRLDEELRRNQAWLVEVDSKSTNSSRRQSGGCGLNSQATTPGSSSLKQLDNRSPASRESPDGSYTEDHSAELHFKSRSSEFEDDFDDEEPLPSIGTCKSLYPFQGQNEGTLTLVEGELLSVVEEDKGDGWTRVRRNLDEEGYVPTSYIKVFLDSSAKGFVQNSRLV, from the exons GAGTCTATCTAAGAAGTACCATCCCAAGAGAAGcaaagaagaagagagcag GTACACCTGGTGTTTGGGGTTCGTAGCCACTCTGCAGCAGTTGACTGAGGTGGCCGCTCAGAGGGAAGAGCTGGCGGAAAACCTGACCATGCAGATTGTCTGTGAACTGTCGCGATACACTCAGGAGCTGAAGACCGAGAGAAAGAGT CATTTCCAGGATGGCCGGCGTGCTCAGCAGCACATTGAGAGCTCCTGGAAGCAGCTGGAGTCT AGCAAACGTCGGTTTGAACGAGACTGTAAAGAAGCGGAGCGAGCTCAACACGTCTCAGACAAGATCGACATGGACAACAAGACGGAAGGAGAGAAG CGATGTTCACTGAAg GCTCGCCAAACCGCCCAGCAGAAACAACAAGCTGCTGAAGAGTCCAGAAAAGACTACATGACCAGTTTAAACCAATTCAATCAGGATCAGCACCAGCACTACCACACCCTGGTACCAGTAATATACCAG CGCATTCAGGACATGGAGGAGCGACGGATAGAAAGAGTGGGTGAAGCGATGCGTTTGTCAACAGAGGCTGAGAGAAAAGTTCTTCCTGTATTGAGTCGATGTCTGGATGCCATGATGGATGCTGCGGAGAGCATTCAGCCCAGGAAG GACACTCGTCAGGTGGTGGACCTCTACAAATCTGGCTTCGACCCCCCAGGAGACATAGAGTTTGAAGATTACAGGGCCACCATGAGGCGGAGCATCTCTGAATCCAGTTACCTCGATAACCGAACCGAGGCGCGGAGGCAAAGCAGAAAGCTGTGGCCGTTCTTACGAAAAAACAAG TTGCTGACGCTCCTGTCATCCCCTCggcagcctcctcctccaccccctaCCTCACCTTTACCTGGGGGCGTAGTTAACACTCCAGAGTCCCCACCTCCGGCCTCCAAGGAGCCCATCGCGCAGCGGCTCAATGACTTCATGAGctctggttccagaaccaggaaGCAGTGTCTCCGCAGCCTCAAGAGAGGG CTGTCACTTAAACTG GGCTCCAGTCAAGCAGATGGCAGCAACCTTCCTCCGGAGCAGAGACGCAAGAAACTTCAGAGCAGAATCAACAGCCTCAACCAGGAGATACAGAGACAAAGAGAGCAGAG AGATGCTCTGTTGAAGATGAAGGAAGTTTACGAGCGGAGTCCTCAGATGGGCGATGCCAGCAGTATTGATTCTCGAATGGAGGAAGTGAAGCAGAGCCTGCAGAGACTGGATGAGGAACTTAGGAGGAACCAG GCCTGGTTGGTGGAGGTGGACAGCAAATCAacaaacagcagcagaagacagAGTGGAGGTTGTGGGTTGAATTCTCAGGCAACAACACCAGGCAGCAGTAGCTTGAAGCAGCTGGACAACCGCAGTCCTGCCAGCAGAGAGAG TCCTGACGGCAGTTACACAGAGGACCACAGCGCAGAGCTTCACTTCAAGTCTCGTAGCTCAGAGTTCGAGGATGACTTTGATGATGAAGAACCACTGCCGAGCATCGGGACCTGCAAGTCTCTTTACCCGTTCCAAG GTCAGAATGAAGGAACGCTGACATTGGTGGAAGGAGAACTACTTTCTGTAGTGGAAGAGGACAAAGGTGATGGCTGGACCAGAGTGCGGAGGAACCTGGATGAGGAGGGATATGTCCCCACATCCTACATCAAAGTCTTCCTGGACAGCAGCGCCAAAG GCTTTGTGCAGAACAGTCGACTCGTCTAG